ATGAAGGTACGGGTCGCCTCTTCCCCCTGCTGGCTCTTGTATTCCGCCAGGATCGGCACGAACGCCTGGGAGAACGCTCCTTCGGCAAAGATGCGCCGCAGCAGGTTGGGCAGCTTGAAGGCAATGAAGAAGGCATCGGTGGCCATCCCGGCACCGAAAGTGCGCGCGATGATGGTGTCACGCACAAACCCCAGTATCCGGGAAAGCATCGTGATAGAGCTGACGGCGGCCAACGACTTGAGCAGGTTCATGAAAAGGTTTTGCGCCTTGTAGATAAACAGCAGGCGAAAAGACACCCACTTATGCGATACTCCGCGCCGCAACAGCACAGAGCCAAAGCTCGCGAGTTTACAGGTCAAGCGCCGGAAATAAATATCCCGCCTCTTCAGATCGACCACTCAGCGGAACGCATCACCCGCCCTTGACAAGACTTCAACTCATCGGCATGATTCGCGGCCTATTTTGTTTGCTATTTCCCAAAAAGTCTTTCGAGGAGCTCGACGGTGGCCAACTCACCTTCCGCCAAAAAACGTGCAAAACAGGCTGAGAAGCGTCGCAGCCACAACGCCAGCCTGCGTTCCATGGTTCGTACCTACATCAAGAATGTAGTTAAAGCCATCGACGCAAAAGACGCTGAAAAAGCGCAAGCTGCTTATGTTCTGGCTGTGCCAGTTATCGACCGCATGGCCGATAAAGGCATCATCCACAAGAACAAGGCTGCTCGCCATAAAGGTCGTCTGAATGGCCACATCAAGGCTCTGAACCTTGCTGCTGCAGCCTAAGCGACACGCTTGTTAAAAAACCGACCCAAGGGTCGGTTTTTTATTGCCCGCGATTTACCCACCCGGCAAACCAGCCCCGCCTTCAACAGAGGGCCAGCATGCCAGGAGAAACTCCGTTACGGGTGCGGCCAGGGCAGGATCGGGATAGCCGTCACCGCATTCTGCGGACTGCCCTCGATCAGGCGATCGCTGTAGACCAGGTACACCAGGGTATTGCGCTTCTTATCCAGGAAACGCACCACCTGCATGGTCTTGAATACCAGCGAGGTGCGCTCCTTGAATACCTCGTCGCCATCCTTGAGCTCACCCTTGAACGCAATAGGCCCCACCTGACGACAGGCAATGGAGGCTTCCGCACGATCTTCCGCCAGGCCCAGGCCACCCTTGAGCCCACCCGTCTTGGCTCGCGACAGATAGCACGTCACCCCATCGACCTTGGGATCATCGAACGCCTCGACCACGATCCGGTCATTCGGCCCGACAAACTTGAACACCGTGGACACCTGGCCAATCTCCTCGGCCGAAGCCATGAAC
The DNA window shown above is from Pseudomonas protegens CHA0 and carries:
- the rpsT gene encoding 30S ribosomal protein S20, producing MANSPSAKKRAKQAEKRRSHNASLRSMVRTYIKNVVKAIDAKDAEKAQAAYVLAVPVIDRMADKGIIHKNKAARHKGRLNGHIKALNLAAAA
- a CDS encoding CreA family protein, translated to MRVAKGLLGLLLAMPFMASAEEIGQVSTVFKFVGPNDRIVVEAFDDPKVDGVTCYLSRAKTGGLKGGLGLAEDRAEASIACRQVGPIAFKGELKDGDEVFKERTSLVFKTMQVVRFLDKKRNTLVYLVYSDRLIEGSPQNAVTAIPILPWPHP